ATCACGACGACGCGTACGGCGGCTGGAACCTGGAAGCCGCGCAGGCTCAGGCAAAGCAGCTTGGCGATCCGGCGTTGCAGGTGCAGTCGGTCAATTCCAACATCACCGACGTGACCGCGCCCATGCTGAAGATCCGCGCGGGCAATCCGGACGTCCTGCTGCTGACCACCTATGCGCGCCCCGCCGCCCTCATCATCAAGAAGGCGCACGAACTGGGCTGGAACAAACCGATCGTGCTGGCGGTCAACGGCACGGCGGACCTCAAGCAGCTCGTGGAGAACGTGGGCAACAAGGACGCCTTCAAGAACGTCTACATCCAGGACGTGCTGGCCGACCTGCCGGGCGGCCCGAAGCTGACCTGGGTGTACGACATGTACAAGCAGTCCTATCCCGACCTGGCGGCCAAGCCCGGGCATCCGCAGTCCTACATGCCCTACGGCATTCCGCCCGCCATGGCGGTGGTGAACGCGTTGAAGGCCGCCGGCCCCCAGCCCACACGTGAAAAGGTGCTGCAGGCGCTGGAAACCATGAAGTTCGACTCCGGCGTCATGGCAGGCCCCATCGAGTTCGGCCCCGGCGACCGCGCCGCGCAGGAAGCCGCCATCTACATCAAGTTCGACGGCACGAACATGACCCTCGTGCCGGGCGCCTTCAAGAGCACCTGGCAGTACCAGAAGTAACCCGCGGTCCATCATGGGCCATGCCCGCGCGATGGCGCAGCATCGCGCGGGCTGCCGGAGAACATCATGAGCTTTGCCGATACCTGGTTGTTCCTGCAG
The DNA window shown above is from Achromobacter spanius and carries:
- a CDS encoding ABC transporter substrate-binding protein — protein: MNQRSRYAAAAALCAMALSATAQAQQEPGITDKTIKIGVFAPLSGSGMAYGFDVLNAAKMWYAKVNKEGGVNGRQIELVIEDDRCNANDLVAAVKKLNEQDKVFLLNGGSCSAAVVASREYIEREKVPLVMLNASGDGALYPPSKYIYGAFSISQHAVGGSMVQFASEHLKAKKIGYINHDDAYGGWNLEAAQAQAKQLGDPALQVQSVNSNITDVTAPMLKIRAGNPDVLLLTTYARPAALIIKKAHELGWNKPIVLAVNGTADLKQLVENVGNKDAFKNVYIQDVLADLPGGPKLTWVYDMYKQSYPDLAAKPGHPQSYMPYGIPPAMAVVNALKAAGPQPTREKVLQALETMKFDSGVMAGPIEFGPGDRAAQEAAIYIKFDGTNMTLVPGAFKSTWQYQK